In one window of Posidoniimonas corsicana DNA:
- a CDS encoding SAM-dependent methyltransferase, protein MLLATGGANGAAEAYLRGYWDTPDLTRVLRVMARNLSTSARIGGLASWLVSPLTYLSRAACRNTVRGSRRNIAAHYDLSNEFFELMLDPTMTYSCGVFEHEMSTLEEASLEKYDRLCRLIRLSDADHVLEIGTGWGGFAEFAVERYGCRVTTTTISKEQHAYASKRLRSGRCAGRVNLLQTDYRELTGEFDKLVSIEMIEAVGEQFLPEYFAKCSSLLRPQGAMALQAITIPDQRYDHYRRGVDFIQKYIFPGGFLPSIGKIASCIGGHTDMRLTYSEDFSRDYAQTLAAWRGRFSENRRRVLELGFDQRFLRMWEYYLCYCEAGFLERKVGVHQLLYSKPLAR, encoded by the coding sequence TTGCTGCTTGCGACAGGTGGGGCGAACGGCGCCGCTGAGGCCTACCTGAGGGGGTACTGGGATACACCGGACCTGACGCGGGTCCTGCGGGTGATGGCTAGGAACCTCTCCACTTCCGCACGAATTGGGGGGCTGGCTAGCTGGCTGGTATCTCCTCTCACCTACCTCTCCAGGGCCGCCTGCCGCAACACAGTGCGGGGGAGCAGGAGGAACATCGCCGCCCACTACGACCTGAGCAACGAGTTCTTCGAGCTGATGCTCGACCCGACGATGACGTACTCTTGCGGCGTGTTTGAGCATGAAATGTCGACGTTGGAGGAGGCTTCGCTTGAGAAGTACGACCGATTGTGTCGCCTAATCAGGCTGAGCGATGCCGACCACGTGCTGGAAATCGGTACCGGGTGGGGCGGATTCGCCGAGTTCGCCGTTGAAAGATACGGCTGCCGTGTCACCACGACAACGATATCGAAAGAGCAGCATGCGTACGCCAGCAAGCGGCTCCGCTCAGGCCGCTGCGCTGGTCGAGTTAACTTACTGCAAACCGATTACCGCGAGTTGACTGGAGAATTCGATAAGCTGGTATCTATTGAGATGATCGAGGCGGTGGGTGAGCAGTTCCTGCCTGAGTACTTCGCAAAGTGCTCATCGCTGCTGCGTCCACAGGGGGCAATGGCCCTGCAGGCAATCACCATACCCGATCAACGATACGATCATTACCGCCGGGGTGTCGACTTCATTCAGAAGTACATCTTTCCGGGCGGTTTTCTTCCGAGTATTGGGAAGATTGCATCCTGCATTGGCGGCCACACTGACATGCGGCTGACGTACTCGGAGGACTTCAGCAGAGACTACGCTCAAACGCTCGCGGCCTGGCGTGGTCGGTTCTCAGAGAACCGGCGGCGAGTGCTCGAACTTGGGTTCGACCAACGCTTCCTGCGGATGTGGGAGTACTACCTATGCTATTGCGAGGCGGGGTTTCTCGAGAGGAAGGTTGGCGTCCACCAACTGTTGTACAGTAAACCACTTGCAAGGTAG
- a CDS encoding NAD(P)/FAD-dependent oxidoreductase, whose translation MRIAVIGAGVSGCVAARLLSTRHDVKLFDAADYPGGHANTVVVAENGRPVAVDTGFMVFNQRTYPNFCRLLGMLGIDSRPSDMSFSVRDDARGLEYQGSSLNGVFSQRANLLRPRFLGMLRDIIRFNSCATRAVQAGSVPRDQTVEGYLDQHRLGSGFRNSYFLPMAAAIWSCSPSDIAEFPAHFMLGFFANHGLLQLKDRPQWKTIPGGSNRYVRQLLNPIAGSVRLCSPVTLVRRLPGGGVLVVVDGEEELFDHVVLAVHADQALAVLDDASPEEQAVLNCFPYRRSRAVLHTDTSLLPRRVQAWASWNYYVPTSKTAGATVTYDLRRLQGLPTDHALLLTLNDAERIAPAKILDSFEYAHPAYGLRSVSAQARHADISGVRHTHYCGAYWGFGFHEDGVNSALRVAAAFGLGLESCRAAFTKV comes from the coding sequence ATGCGAATTGCCGTCATCGGGGCTGGCGTCAGCGGATGTGTAGCCGCCAGACTCCTCTCAACCAGACACGACGTCAAACTCTTCGATGCCGCCGACTACCCGGGTGGCCACGCGAATACTGTCGTGGTCGCAGAGAACGGCCGGCCAGTTGCCGTCGACACGGGCTTTATGGTGTTCAACCAGCGCACGTACCCGAACTTCTGTCGGCTACTTGGTATGCTCGGCATTGACTCCAGGCCGAGTGACATGAGCTTCAGCGTGCGTGACGATGCCCGCGGCCTCGAGTACCAGGGAAGCTCTCTGAATGGTGTTTTTTCGCAGCGTGCCAATCTTCTCCGACCGCGTTTCCTGGGGATGCTCCGGGACATCATTCGGTTTAACTCGTGCGCCACGCGTGCAGTGCAAGCGGGATCGGTTCCTCGTGACCAAACCGTCGAGGGCTACTTAGACCAGCACCGGTTGGGGTCGGGTTTTCGGAACTCTTACTTCTTGCCGATGGCCGCAGCCATCTGGTCGTGCAGCCCGAGCGATATCGCTGAGTTCCCCGCGCACTTTATGCTTGGGTTCTTTGCGAACCATGGCCTGCTGCAGTTGAAAGACCGCCCGCAATGGAAGACGATCCCTGGCGGATCAAATAGATATGTGCGTCAATTGCTAAATCCCATCGCAGGCTCGGTGCGGCTCTGCAGTCCAGTTACACTGGTCCGTCGACTCCCCGGCGGCGGGGTGCTCGTAGTCGTCGATGGAGAGGAGGAGCTATTCGACCACGTCGTACTAGCGGTCCATGCGGATCAGGCGTTGGCGGTCCTGGATGACGCCTCTCCGGAAGAGCAGGCGGTGCTGAACTGCTTCCCTTACCGCAGGAGCCGAGCGGTCCTGCACACGGACACTAGTCTGCTTCCGAGGCGGGTGCAGGCATGGGCAAGCTGGAACTACTACGTGCCGACTTCTAAGACCGCTGGCGCGACCGTCACTTATGATCTCCGTCGATTGCAGGGATTGCCAACAGACCACGCCCTGCTGCTCACCCTCAACGACGCTGAGCGGATCGCGCCAGCAAAGATTCTCGACTCGTTCGAGTACGCCCATCCAGCGTACGGCCTGCGGTCCGTTTCGGCGCAGGCCCGCCACGCGGACATCAGCGGGGTGCGACACACGCACTACTGCGGCGCCTACTGGGGGTTCGGATTTCATGAGGATGGCGTCAACAGCGCGCTTCGTGTAGCAGCGGCCTTCGGACTTGGACTCGAATCATGCAGAGCTGCCTTTACGAAGGTGTAG
- a CDS encoding DUF5695 domain-containing protein has product MRAPRSPQVTLSRPSTTAVLLTLCTLSAGTCLASPSETFKVEWSDGAIVDLRRVDDAFDTPYIRSGARLGDVDLRLRKPGGEWRSISTSDLAEKGATQSNGGASERTTTYAIPAPKLNVTIAIRVATESIDWTVTLENTSEAPIEVGDLAFPLPMNTRFARGSATTSVLKHSFVSGHGSFFFWMRSNSVGPYLTMTPIGDTALEYWDVKRGLYRAYAHSGVIGPETSEQGGKWRQPHTTAILQPKGARRSKRTYSFRFQWADDYDHVRDLLVQNGLVDIHVAPGMTIPSDLHAELALRCQHPIALVEAEFPEETQIDKLPPNGDYSRWRVKFGKLGENRLKVSYGDGRHVYLEYFSTEPLETLIKKRASFIARCQHLDPSKWYHGLISEWNMESGVLLGPDNYDRIKGWRIYEVTCDDPGLCKPAFLAAKNSEYPDQREVTALDDYVEHFVWGGLQRTTTEPYSYGIYGIPDWKQNRESDDPGEKGQQHLWRTYDYPHIVLIYYHMHRLARDFPNIRTRLTAEEYLQRAFGTAWAMFTVPWDIVQWSGYPTGYYNELVLVDLIDALERAGRQAEARLLRQCWAHKAEQFVNGKIDLFQSEYAFDSTGFESTHALAKYAVEQASASAGTGESLGYTRQEAKAFMEKQLAANLFCRGVIEPAYYYLGSDYRGRGGDGYTLSYMAQMGGWSVLDYGLYYADEPAEYLRLGYTSYLSSWALMNSGTPESNYGYWYPGKQHDGAAGGGFEPALSGETWLNQPHHRGAWYYACEIDLGYCGALRSAATVLADDPIFGRFCFGGALSESDGKRLRVEPRDGLRRRFHALLDDRKLHLLLETDRFQSGEQLELSTDLSSIAFRIESDNPVRGSTPVTVSLPQQGLWRATAGGKTLGDHSCSSADSTWSFDVPVLDGGRSEQVIVRRVDR; this is encoded by the coding sequence ATGAGAGCTCCCAGATCGCCCCAAGTCACACTGTCGCGTCCTTCGACAACCGCGGTGCTCTTGACGCTGTGCACGCTTAGCGCGGGCACGTGTCTTGCATCGCCTTCCGAGACCTTCAAGGTTGAGTGGTCCGATGGTGCGATCGTCGATCTGCGCAGGGTCGACGACGCGTTCGATACTCCCTACATCCGTTCGGGGGCGCGACTTGGCGACGTCGACCTGAGGCTGCGGAAACCGGGAGGAGAATGGCGGTCGATCAGCACCTCAGACCTGGCAGAGAAGGGAGCGACGCAATCGAATGGCGGCGCCAGCGAGCGCACCACAACCTACGCGATACCTGCACCTAAGCTGAACGTCACGATTGCGATCCGCGTTGCCACGGAGTCGATCGATTGGACAGTAACTCTAGAGAACACAAGCGAAGCGCCCATCGAGGTGGGAGACCTCGCGTTTCCGCTGCCGATGAATACGCGATTCGCACGCGGTTCGGCTACAACATCGGTGCTGAAGCATAGCTTCGTATCTGGGCATGGGTCATTCTTCTTCTGGATGCGTTCGAATAGCGTTGGCCCCTACCTGACAATGACGCCCATCGGCGACACAGCTCTTGAGTACTGGGACGTGAAACGCGGGCTGTACCGCGCTTACGCCCACTCCGGCGTGATTGGGCCAGAGACGTCTGAGCAGGGAGGCAAGTGGCGGCAGCCCCACACCACCGCCATCCTGCAGCCCAAGGGCGCCCGACGCAGCAAACGCACCTACTCGTTCCGTTTCCAGTGGGCAGACGACTACGACCACGTCCGCGACCTGCTGGTCCAGAACGGCCTGGTCGACATCCATGTCGCGCCCGGCATGACGATCCCGTCGGATCTCCACGCGGAACTCGCGCTTCGCTGTCAGCACCCCATCGCTTTGGTGGAAGCCGAGTTCCCCGAGGAAACCCAGATCGACAAGCTGCCTCCGAATGGCGACTACAGCCGTTGGCGCGTCAAGTTCGGCAAGCTAGGCGAGAACCGCCTCAAGGTCAGCTACGGCGACGGACGCCACGTCTACCTCGAGTACTTCTCTACCGAGCCGCTGGAGACGTTGATCAAGAAGCGCGCCAGCTTCATCGCCCGCTGTCAGCATCTGGACCCGAGCAAGTGGTACCACGGGCTGATCTCGGAATGGAATATGGAGAGCGGCGTCCTGCTCGGACCAGACAACTACGACCGGATCAAGGGGTGGAGGATCTACGAGGTCACCTGCGACGACCCAGGACTCTGCAAGCCCGCCTTCCTGGCGGCCAAAAATTCCGAGTACCCCGATCAGCGGGAAGTCACTGCGCTGGACGACTACGTCGAGCACTTCGTCTGGGGCGGCCTGCAGCGCACCACGACGGAACCCTACTCCTACGGGATCTACGGAATCCCAGACTGGAAGCAGAACCGCGAGAGTGACGATCCGGGCGAGAAGGGCCAGCAGCACCTGTGGAGAACTTACGACTACCCCCACATCGTGCTCATCTACTACCACATGCACCGCTTGGCCCGCGACTTCCCCAACATCCGTACGCGACTGACCGCCGAAGAGTACTTGCAACGGGCGTTCGGTACGGCGTGGGCTATGTTCACGGTCCCGTGGGATATCGTGCAGTGGTCGGGCTATCCCACCGGATACTACAACGAGCTGGTCCTGGTCGATCTGATTGATGCATTGGAGCGCGCCGGCAGGCAGGCCGAGGCGCGGCTCCTGCGGCAGTGCTGGGCGCACAAGGCGGAGCAGTTTGTTAACGGAAAGATCGATCTATTCCAGTCGGAGTACGCTTTCGACTCGACCGGCTTCGAGTCGACCCACGCGCTGGCGAAGTACGCCGTGGAGCAGGCGTCCGCATCAGCCGGCACCGGAGAGTCCCTTGGCTACACTAGGCAAGAGGCGAAGGCCTTCATGGAAAAGCAGCTCGCCGCAAACCTGTTCTGTCGGGGCGTCATCGAACCGGCGTACTACTACCTGGGGAGCGACTACCGCGGCCGCGGCGGTGACGGATACACACTCAGCTATATGGCGCAGATGGGCGGTTGGTCGGTGCTCGACTACGGACTCTACTACGCGGACGAGCCGGCGGAGTACCTCAGGCTCGGTTACACGTCGTACCTGAGCTCGTGGGCGCTGATGAACTCCGGCACGCCGGAGTCCAACTACGGCTACTGGTATCCAGGCAAGCAACACGATGGCGCCGCTGGAGGCGGCTTCGAGCCCGCGCTATCGGGCGAGACGTGGCTGAACCAGCCCCACCACCGTGGTGCTTGGTATTACGCGTGCGAGATCGACCTCGGATACTGCGGTGCGCTGCGATCGGCGGCGACCGTGCTCGCCGATGACCCCATCTTCGGGCGTTTCTGCTTCGGCGGCGCCCTGTCAGAGTCGGATGGGAAAAGGCTTAGAGTCGAACCACGTGACGGGCTACGCCGACGGTTCCACGCATTGCTAGACGATCGCAAACTCCACTTGCTGCTTGAAACAGACCGCTTCCAATCCGGCGAGCAACTCGAGCTATCGACAGATTTGTCCTCAATCGCGTTCCGCATCGAGAGCGACAACCCGGTGCGAGGTTCCACGCCAGTGACCGTCTCGCTCCCGCAGCAGGGGCTGTGGCGGGCCACAGCAGGCGGGAAAACGCTAGGCGACCATTCTTGCAGTTCTGCAGATTCGACCTGGTCGTTCGACGTGCCCGTTCTCGATGGAGGCCGGTCGGAGCAAGTGATCGTACGCCGCGTCGATCGATAG
- a CDS encoding DUF1295 domain-containing protein codes for MNLAVLAGYFVAIWFLSLVVRDASIVDIGWGLSFVVVAWVTWSVTDPTSWREYLLILLVTVWGLRLSGYLAWRNLGQPEDHRYRKMRESHGAWFPLVSLFTVFLLQGAVAWVVSFPVQAGVFSSGRLSSTAYLGVGLFVIGLVFETVGDYQLARFKADPDNQGVVMDQGLWRYTRHPNYFGDFMVWWGLYAVAATPGNWWWTAIGPSVMSVCLIWVSGVRHLENAIRNRREGYEEYVNRTSPFFPMPPK; via the coding sequence ATGAATCTCGCGGTTCTCGCGGGATATTTCGTAGCAATCTGGTTCCTGAGCCTGGTCGTACGAGACGCAAGCATTGTGGACATCGGCTGGGGCCTCAGTTTTGTCGTTGTTGCGTGGGTAACTTGGTCCGTTACCGATCCGACTTCTTGGAGAGAATACCTCCTCATCCTCCTCGTTACCGTCTGGGGGCTGCGGCTATCGGGCTATCTGGCCTGGCGTAACCTTGGCCAGCCTGAGGATCATCGCTACCGCAAGATGCGAGAAAGCCACGGCGCATGGTTTCCACTGGTCAGCCTCTTTACGGTGTTTCTACTCCAAGGGGCGGTCGCGTGGGTGGTGTCCTTTCCAGTGCAGGCCGGCGTTTTCAGCAGCGGCCGATTGAGTTCTACCGCCTACTTGGGCGTCGGGCTATTCGTGATTGGCCTCGTGTTCGAGACGGTAGGCGACTACCAGCTCGCACGCTTCAAGGCCGATCCAGACAACCAGGGCGTCGTAATGGACCAAGGGCTTTGGCGGTATACCCGGCATCCAAACTACTTTGGCGACTTTATGGTGTGGTGGGGGTTGTACGCGGTGGCGGCGACGCCTGGCAACTGGTGGTGGACAGCGATTGGCCCATCCGTAATGTCGGTCTGCCTGATCTGGGTTTCAGGTGTACGACACCTGGAGAACGCTATCCGGAACCGCAGAGAGGGCTACGAGGAGTACGTGAATCGCACTAGCCCATTCTTTCCAATGCCGCCCAAGTAA
- a CDS encoding DUF1365 domain-containing protein, which yields MQSCLYEGVVSHHRRAPTSHRLRRRVYMAYLDLDETDWLADRGILPQRRAYHTYRDRDHVGGADGDLKDSLLQFLSREHGLRPGGPVRLLTQLRVMGLYFSPLNLYYCFDSSGVDVRAVVAEVSNTPWNERRRYVLSDLKQSGRPKRLAFAHPKDFHVSPFMPMDMTYHWRLTEPGQTVGVRIQAVRADRVELNATMALNRRELTPANLSALALRHPVAPVQIVGGIYYHALKLWCKKCPTFPHPLRTGNPPNHSSGRVPEHAP from the coding sequence ATGCAGAGCTGCCTTTACGAAGGTGTAGTCAGCCATCACCGACGCGCGCCGACGTCGCATAGGCTGCGGCGACGCGTCTACATGGCCTATCTGGATCTGGACGAAACTGATTGGCTCGCGGACCGCGGGATCCTTCCGCAGCGCAGGGCGTACCACACCTACCGCGATCGAGACCATGTGGGCGGGGCGGACGGAGACCTTAAAGACTCTCTGCTGCAATTCTTGTCCCGCGAACACGGTCTTCGCCCGGGAGGCCCGGTTCGGTTGCTGACTCAGCTGCGCGTCATGGGTCTCTACTTCAGTCCACTGAACCTGTACTACTGCTTCGACTCGTCCGGCGTGGACGTTCGGGCGGTGGTTGCCGAGGTCAGCAACACACCATGGAATGAAAGGCGCCGCTATGTGCTTTCAGACCTCAAACAGTCGGGACGACCAAAGCGTCTCGCGTTCGCTCACCCGAAAGACTTCCATGTCTCGCCATTCATGCCGATGGACATGACCTACCACTGGCGGCTGACCGAGCCAGGCCAAACGGTCGGCGTACGAATACAAGCAGTTCGTGCCGACAGGGTGGAACTGAACGCGACCATGGCGCTCAACCGCCGCGAACTAACTCCCGCCAATCTCTCAGCTCTTGCCTTGCGTCATCCCGTTGCACCGGTCCAGATCGTGGGCGGGATCTACTACCATGCCCTCAAGCTCTGGTGCAAGAAATGCCCCACCTTTCCCCACCCGTTGCGGACCGGGAATCCGCCGAACCACAGCAGCGGAAGAGTCCCAGAGCACGCACCCTAG
- a CDS encoding acyl-CoA desaturase, whose translation MSVDYNSERMARAETNDRVEWFRVIPFLLLHAACGLVLLVGWSWPSVAAAGFVYAARVFGLTAFYHRYFAHRAFKTSRGVQFLGALLGCSAAQRGPIWWAAHHRHHHRASDRHDDIHSPVQQGFIWSHMLWFMTRNAYRTNTKLVKDWLKFPELRLIDRFDFLAPVALATALYAIGEVLQAYWPTSGVSGLQMVVWGFVLSTVALYHVTFSINSLAHRLGSRRYDTRDESRNNWWLALLTFGEGWHNNHHHFPSSARQGFFWWEVDLTYYGLVVLSWLGIVWELKPVPARVLSPAQETPKKGDDRCELPSSGLASADV comes from the coding sequence ATGTCAGTCGACTACAACTCAGAACGCATGGCACGAGCCGAAACAAACGACCGCGTTGAGTGGTTTCGCGTGATCCCCTTTCTACTGCTCCATGCGGCTTGCGGCCTAGTGCTGTTGGTGGGATGGAGCTGGCCCTCCGTCGCAGCCGCGGGCTTCGTCTACGCGGCGCGTGTATTCGGGTTAACCGCGTTTTATCACCGCTACTTCGCCCACCGGGCGTTCAAAACTAGTCGCGGGGTCCAATTCTTGGGGGCGCTGCTAGGCTGCAGCGCTGCTCAACGTGGGCCGATCTGGTGGGCAGCCCATCACCGCCATCATCACCGCGCATCCGATCGGCACGACGATATCCACTCTCCCGTTCAGCAGGGTTTCATTTGGAGCCACATGCTTTGGTTTATGACCCGCAACGCCTACCGCACAAATACCAAGCTGGTCAAAGATTGGTTGAAGTTCCCCGAGCTTCGCCTGATTGATCGGTTTGACTTCTTAGCGCCAGTCGCCCTGGCAACCGCATTGTATGCGATTGGTGAAGTGCTGCAGGCGTACTGGCCAACGAGCGGGGTGAGCGGTCTTCAGATGGTGGTGTGGGGATTCGTGTTGTCCACAGTGGCGCTGTATCACGTCACATTCTCAATCAACTCGCTGGCGCACCGACTGGGATCTCGGCGCTACGATACGCGCGACGAGAGCCGCAACAATTGGTGGCTCGCTCTGCTCACTTTCGGGGAGGGGTGGCACAACAATCACCATCACTTCCCATCGTCGGCCCGGCAGGGGTTCTTTTGGTGGGAAGTAGATTTAACCTACTACGGCCTTGTGGTGCTATCGTGGTTGGGGATTGTGTGGGAACTGAAGCCGGTTCCGGCCCGAGTGCTCTCGCCAGCGCAAGAGACGCCAAAGAAGGGGGACGACCGATGCGAATTGCCGTCATCGGGGCTGGCGTCAGCGGATGTGTAG
- a CDS encoding cobalamin B12-binding domain-containing protein: MKRWCDKGVIETEYTPGGHRRVSLPSLMRFLADSKHKLAFPEALGLPATSGKGEFVLDRAVTGLTDALLRGDEQSARQVAIDLYLAEFKLSRVCDEVFALAFERIGDAWSCGDAEVFQERHACVILHRVLQELSTFLPRVAKAPIAIGCSTAGDHYSLATTMAELVLKDCQWNAFSLGSNLPLASLDQAIRVRRPKLLWVSCSYLTDESRFLAEYDRLYNEHGSTTAFVVGGTALKESTRRQMQYAAYCDNMQHLEAFAGTLRNAMPES; this comes from the coding sequence GTGAAGCGTTGGTGTGACAAGGGGGTAATTGAGACGGAGTACACACCAGGAGGACACCGACGTGTCTCGTTGCCCTCCTTGATGCGTTTTCTAGCAGACTCGAAACACAAACTCGCCTTTCCAGAAGCACTCGGGCTCCCCGCCACCAGCGGTAAAGGGGAATTCGTGCTGGATCGCGCCGTCACCGGGCTGACCGACGCGCTGCTGCGGGGCGACGAGCAGAGCGCCAGGCAGGTCGCAATAGATCTTTACCTTGCCGAGTTCAAGCTGAGCCGCGTCTGCGATGAGGTCTTCGCACTGGCATTCGAGCGGATCGGCGACGCGTGGTCGTGCGGGGACGCTGAGGTGTTCCAGGAGCGTCACGCGTGCGTAATTCTTCACCGCGTCCTGCAGGAGCTTTCGACGTTCCTCCCTAGGGTGGCGAAGGCGCCAATCGCGATAGGCTGCTCAACCGCGGGCGACCACTACTCGCTCGCTACGACTATGGCCGAGCTGGTCCTCAAGGACTGCCAGTGGAATGCCTTTTCATTGGGTTCGAACCTGCCGCTGGCGTCGCTTGATCAAGCAATCCGCGTGCGACGGCCCAAACTCTTGTGGGTGAGCTGCTCTTACCTGACTGACGAAAGCCGGTTTCTAGCCGAGTACGACCGCCTCTACAACGAACACGGTTCAACGACCGCATTCGTGGTCGGGGGGACGGCCCTGAAAGAATCCACCCGGCGCCAGATGCAGTACGCCGCCTACTGCGATAACATGCAGCATCTCGAGGCCTTCGCAGGCACGCTTCGCAACGCGATGCCGGAGTCTTAG
- a CDS encoding sigma-70 family RNA polymerase sigma factor yields the protein MNFLKFRTSALKKRIARGEQRTELIERATVLLDEALAVRNHLITANMRLVMAVAKKYVSPVHAFDELVSEGTMTLMHAVDKFDADRGFRFSTYAYRSIARNLYRCVMDAQKEKQRVPCSVEEHAVEPVSESQGSAALDQSWQNVRRLAYSMLEGLDRREKFIIRSRYALGAHRKPRTFQYLADKLGISKERARQLEGRAVSKLKQMAESYDRDELFGAVVS from the coding sequence ATGAACTTCCTCAAGTTCAGGACCAGCGCACTAAAGAAGAGAATCGCACGCGGCGAACAGAGAACAGAGTTGATAGAGCGTGCAACCGTGCTGCTCGATGAAGCATTGGCGGTCCGCAACCATTTAATTACCGCCAACATGCGACTAGTCATGGCTGTGGCCAAGAAGTACGTGTCGCCTGTACATGCGTTCGACGAGCTGGTGAGCGAGGGCACGATGACGCTCATGCACGCAGTCGACAAGTTCGATGCCGATCGCGGGTTCCGATTCAGCACCTACGCCTACCGCTCAATTGCCCGGAATCTCTACAGGTGCGTGATGGATGCTCAGAAGGAAAAACAGCGTGTTCCCTGCAGCGTTGAAGAGCACGCCGTGGAGCCAGTGTCTGAGTCACAGGGGTCTGCCGCTCTGGACCAATCTTGGCAGAATGTCCGGCGATTGGCTTACTCGATGCTTGAGGGATTGGACCGCCGCGAGAAGTTCATCATCCGCAGCCGTTACGCCTTAGGTGCTCACCGCAAACCTCGGACATTCCAGTACTTGGCGGACAAGCTTGGCATCTCCAAAGAACGCGCTCGACAACTCGAAGGGCGGGCCGTCAGCAAGCTCAAGCAGATGGCCGAATCCTACGACCGCGACGAGTTGTTTGGAGCGGTCGTCTCGTAA